The following coding sequences lie in one Komagataeibacter sucrofermentans DSM 15973 genomic window:
- a CDS encoding IS5 family transposase produces MTPARKPYPSDVSDEEWSLVVPYLVLMREDAHQRHHALRELFNGLRYVIRYGIAWRAMPNDLPPWSAVYQQSRRWMEAGCFDALVSDLRAVLRIASGRRAEPTAAIIDSRTLRSTPESGSRAGYDGAKRKRGSKLHMAVDTLGYLLALHVTPASRDDRAEVGRLAAAIQDATDESVELAYVDQGYTGEKPARAARAQGIALEVVRLSEAKRGFVLLPRRWVVERSFAWATRCRRLVKDYERYASTLASLHVIAFACFMLRNAAMLAQGA; encoded by the coding sequence ATGACGCCTGCACGCAAACCGTATCCCTCTGATGTATCAGATGAAGAATGGTCTCTGGTTGTCCCGTATCTGGTTCTGATGCGCGAGGATGCGCACCAACGACATCACGCATTGCGCGAACTGTTCAATGGATTGCGTTACGTGATCCGCTACGGAATTGCCTGGCGCGCCATGCCGAATGACCTTCCGCCGTGGTCGGCGGTCTACCAGCAATCCCGTCGCTGGATGGAGGCAGGTTGTTTTGACGCGTTGGTGTCTGATCTGCGTGCCGTGCTGCGTATCGCTTCTGGCCGCAGGGCGGAGCCAACGGCAGCCATTATCGACAGCCGGACATTACGTTCGACGCCGGAAAGCGGTTCCCGCGCCGGATATGATGGGGCCAAGCGCAAAAGGGGATCAAAGCTGCACATGGCCGTGGACACATTGGGGTATCTGCTGGCCCTGCATGTCACACCAGCCAGTCGGGATGATCGCGCCGAAGTCGGACGTCTTGCCGCCGCCATTCAGGACGCGACGGACGAGAGCGTTGAACTGGCCTATGTCGATCAGGGATATACCGGCGAGAAGCCTGCCAGGGCAGCACGGGCCCAGGGGATCGCCCTTGAGGTCGTCAGGTTGTCCGAAGCCAAACGCGGCTTTGTGCTGCTGCCGCGCCGATGGGTTGTCGAGCGATCTTTCGCATGGGCAACACGTTGTCGTAGGCTCGTCAAAGATTACGAGCGTTACGCTTCAACACTCGCAAGTCTCCATGTCATTGCGTTCGCGTGCTTCATGCTTAGAAATGCAGCTATGCTCGCCCAAGGTGCATAA
- a CDS encoding membrane integrity-associated transporter subunit PqiC encodes MKTRQPALSLSRLYPALRAGGGLLLSAMVLSACSSAPVRFYTLGAPAIATGAETTSTTPITDSTPVIEVERTRLPDYLDSQDIMVRNGHEIERSGLGRWASRLSVGATDLITARLAQKWPNLFVTDQPQPDRPTWRLQLNISRLDVSRDGSSALNADWAIIPQDSRQPIQRNRTIILGSGATGSNDNIAKVTEGLLNQLSDRIEASWPTAAAEPAASIRHHGRN; translated from the coding sequence ATGAAAACGCGCCAGCCCGCTCTCTCCCTTTCGCGCCTGTATCCGGCCCTGCGGGCGGGTGGTGGCCTGCTGCTGTCAGCCATGGTGCTCTCGGCGTGTTCCTCGGCGCCCGTGCGCTTTTACACGCTGGGCGCGCCCGCCATCGCCACGGGTGCGGAAACCACCTCAACCACCCCCATTACCGACAGCACGCCGGTGATTGAAGTCGAGCGGACCCGCCTGCCCGACTATCTGGACAGCCAGGACATCATGGTGCGCAACGGCCATGAGATCGAGCGCAGCGGGCTGGGCCGCTGGGCCAGCCGCCTTTCCGTGGGCGCGACCGACCTGATTACCGCGCGACTGGCGCAGAAATGGCCGAACCTGTTCGTGACCGACCAGCCCCAGCCCGACCGCCCCACCTGGCGGCTGCAGCTCAATATCAGCCGCCTTGATGTAAGCCGCGATGGTTCCTCCGCGCTGAATGCGGACTGGGCCATCATTCCGCAGGATTCGCGCCAGCCCATCCAGCGCAACCGCACCATCATTCTGGGCAGTGGGGCAACTGGCAGCAATGACAACATTGCCAAGGTGACCGAGGGCCTGCTGAACCAGCTGAGCGACCGCATCGAGGCCAGTTGGCCCACGGCGGCAGCGGAACCTGCCGCCAGCATCCGCCACCACGGGCGGAACTGA
- a CDS encoding MlaD family protein, whose protein sequence is MPGRQTLIGAVVLGVAALGLGVLGIKGDLPLPGRSSEAVVVFESPTNGLDIGSPVNFRGVPVGAVERITVKVDPVDHHTYMPVYILFDPAHAPGRGDLPPLPQLVANGLRAEMTLHSLVTGQTELDLDLDPGSPVHLHPDLTDLPEIPMGQTALQQLEAMMVSTSMEGLRHDLATALASVHKLVADVNATMPGMMTSIHDTSARSDMAVRQIRAVVIDAQNRASVSINKLDRLIATNTRQFEGRRAELLALIANTRQTMAQSRETLASLRALLDPQSRDMLNLNDTMRDVMEAGYGLRGFANEVESNPQLLLMGRNQ, encoded by the coding sequence ATGCCCGGCAGGCAGACACTGATCGGCGCGGTCGTGCTCGGGGTGGCGGCCTTGGGGCTTGGCGTGCTGGGGATCAAGGGCGACCTGCCCCTGCCCGGCCGCAGCAGCGAAGCCGTGGTGGTGTTTGAAAGCCCCACGAACGGGCTGGATATCGGCTCGCCGGTCAATTTCCGCGGGGTGCCGGTAGGCGCTGTCGAGCGGATCACGGTCAAGGTGGACCCGGTCGACCACCACACCTACATGCCGGTCTATATCCTGTTCGACCCGGCCCATGCGCCGGGACGGGGCGACCTGCCGCCGCTGCCGCAACTCGTGGCCAACGGACTGCGCGCGGAGATGACGCTGCACAGCCTGGTTACGGGCCAGACCGAACTCGACCTTGACCTCGACCCCGGCTCGCCCGTGCACCTGCACCCCGACCTGACCGACCTGCCGGAAATACCGATGGGCCAGACCGCGCTGCAGCAGCTTGAAGCGATGATGGTTTCCACCTCCATGGAGGGGCTGCGTCATGACCTGGCCACCGCCCTTGCCAGCGTGCATAAACTCGTGGCCGACGTGAACGCCACCATGCCGGGCATGATGACCAGCATTCATGACACATCAGCGCGCAGCGACATGGCGGTGCGCCAGATCCGCGCGGTCGTGATTGATGCACAGAACCGGGCCAGCGTGAGCATAAACAAGCTGGACCGGCTGATTGCCACCAACACGCGCCAGTTCGAGGGCCGTCGTGCCGAACTGCTGGCACTCATTGCCAACACAAGGCAAACCATGGCGCAATCGCGTGAAACCCTTGCCAGCCTGCGCGCACTGCTCGATCCGCAGTCCCGTGACATGCTTAACCTGAATGATACGATGCGTGACGTAATGGAAGCCGGCTACGGGCTGCGCGGATTCGCCAATGAAGTCGAAAGTAATCCGCAACTTCTGCTGATGGGACGCAATCAATGA
- a CDS encoding ABC transporter ATP-binding protein: MNNQMPSTDDRPVMIDVNDVTLAFGSRVIQHDVSFQVRRGSIFAVMGGSGCGKSTLLKSMIGLLRPTHGTYMVQKDNYWAGDDESRVQIGRRFGVLFQSGALWSSMTVGENVALPMQMFTKLEPHVIRQLVELKLGLVGMLHAIDQYPSELSGGMRKRAGLARAMSLDPDILFFDEPSAGLDPITSARLDELILNLRDGLGATIIIVSHELSSLFHIADDGIFLDADQKTAIAHGSPTWLRDHCTDPTVHAFMHREQLDSSSAHGNG; this comes from the coding sequence ATGAATAACCAGATGCCCTCCACCGATGACCGCCCCGTCATGATCGACGTAAATGACGTGACGCTGGCCTTCGGCTCGCGCGTGATCCAGCATGATGTCTCGTTTCAGGTCCGGCGCGGCAGCATCTTTGCCGTGATGGGCGGCTCGGGCTGCGGCAAGAGCACGCTGCTCAAGAGCATGATCGGCCTGCTGCGCCCCACGCACGGCACCTACATGGTGCAGAAGGACAATTACTGGGCCGGCGATGATGAAAGCCGCGTGCAGATCGGGCGGCGCTTTGGCGTGCTGTTCCAGAGCGGGGCGCTGTGGAGCTCGATGACCGTGGGCGAGAACGTAGCGCTGCCCATGCAGATGTTCACCAAGCTTGAACCCCATGTCATCCGCCAGCTTGTCGAGCTCAAGCTGGGGCTTGTGGGCATGCTGCACGCCATTGACCAGTATCCCTCCGAGCTCAGCGGCGGCATGCGCAAGCGCGCGGGGCTGGCGCGCGCCATGTCGCTCGACCCTGACATCCTGTTCTTTGATGAGCCTTCGGCCGGTCTCGACCCCATTACCTCGGCCCGGCTTGATGAGCTGATCCTGAACCTGCGCGACGGGCTTGGCGCCACGATCATCATCGTCAGCCACGAGCTTTCCAGCCTGTTCCATATTGCCGATGATGGCATCTTCCTTGATGCCGACCAGAAAACCGCCATCGCCCATGGTTCGCCCACCTGGCTGCGCGACCACTGCACCGACCCCACGGTGCATGCCTTCATGCACCGTGAGCAGCTGGACAGTTCCAGCGCCCATGGAAACGGGTAA
- a CDS encoding ABC transporter permease, translating to MPPRNRVGEVAALRLERLVKTSVNGAPQWHLQPDANRTLVTLSGDWIAQQGHLPDFPESGFRDVPHGEPVEFSTDQLGKWDTSLISFLWELKRTAREDNVQLRIDTLPESARKLLDLLPEIPPTPAPPPPHKFQPVTAVGQFTLDTLNEVGCVSEMGAAAAKGGFAALVGRGMMRTVDLMSDLSAAGPAALLIVGVVNFLVGAILAFVGSVELHKFAADIYVASLVAIAMVREMSAVMTAIIMAGRTGGAYAARISTMQANEEIDALQVFGIPVSSYLILPSVLALAFTMPLLYLYGCLIGMLGGFFVSYIMLDVSPLGYFHETLHALPLDQFTFGFIKSLVFGTFIGLTSCRIGLKAGRSAADVGIAATKAVVVGIVGVIALDAVFAVIANVIGI from the coding sequence ATGCCGCCCCGCAACCGGGTGGGCGAGGTTGCGGCACTGAGGTTGGAGAGGCTGGTGAAAACGTCCGTCAATGGTGCGCCGCAATGGCATCTGCAGCCCGATGCGAACCGGACCCTTGTCACATTATCCGGGGACTGGATTGCACAGCAGGGCCATCTTCCCGATTTCCCGGAATCCGGGTTCAGGGATGTGCCACACGGCGAACCGGTTGAATTCAGCACCGACCAGCTTGGCAAATGGGATACCTCGCTGATCAGCTTCCTGTGGGAGCTCAAGCGCACCGCCCGTGAAGACAACGTGCAGCTGCGCATCGACACCCTGCCCGAATCCGCGCGCAAGCTGCTTGACCTGCTGCCCGAAATCCCGCCCACGCCCGCGCCGCCGCCACCGCATAAATTCCAGCCCGTCACCGCCGTGGGCCAGTTCACGCTCGATACGCTCAACGAGGTCGGCTGCGTGAGCGAAATGGGAGCGGCCGCCGCCAAGGGCGGGTTTGCCGCCCTGGTGGGTCGCGGCATGATGCGCACCGTCGATCTCATGTCCGACCTGAGCGCGGCGGGGCCTGCGGCGCTGCTGATCGTGGGCGTGGTCAACTTTCTTGTCGGCGCGATCCTGGCCTTTGTGGGGTCGGTGGAACTGCACAAATTCGCAGCCGACATCTATGTGGCGAGCCTTGTGGCCATCGCCATGGTGCGCGAGATGTCAGCGGTGATGACGGCCATCATCATGGCAGGCCGCACCGGTGGCGCCTATGCCGCGCGCATCTCCACCATGCAGGCCAATGAGGAAATCGACGCGCTGCAGGTGTTCGGCATTCCGGTTTCCAGCTACCTGATCCTGCCTTCGGTGCTGGCGCTGGCCTTCACCATGCCGCTGCTTTACCTGTATGGCTGCCTGATCGGCATGCTTGGCGGGTTCTTCGTTTCCTACATCATGCTCGATGTCTCGCCGCTGGGCTACTTTCATGAAACCCTGCATGCGCTGCCGCTTGACCAGTTCACCTTCGGCTTCATCAAGAGCCTCGTGTTCGGCACCTTCATCGGGCTGACAAGCTGCCGCATCGGCCTCAAGGCCGGGCGGAGTGCCGCTGATGTCGGCATCGCGGCCACCAAGGCCGTGGTGGTGGGCATTGTGGGCGTGATCGCGCTTGATGCGGTATTCGCGGTTATTGCCAATGTTATCGGGATCTGA
- a CDS encoding 2OG-Fe dioxygenase family protein, which translates to MAEDTATVLAGLEAPLRADGFAFVPAGAMRALLGQQAVADWASFAASWNRLGLDRYMADGGRYRRRRHATFAISAGGMTRKKHQPHYQSRDYNELNGGIERWFRAMEPEMGSHPALQAILRLMHRIVTDLSEPANRPDVWHTEVHQFRIEALENSPGQPTPEGLHRDGVDWVMVIMVRRENVMSGETSIHDLQRTLLGGFMLDQPLDTAVVNDNRVYHGVTAVRPLDPTRPAYRDVLVVTFRHQ; encoded by the coding sequence ATGGCTGAGGATACAGCGACCGTGCTGGCTGGCCTTGAGGCTCCCCTGCGTGCGGATGGCTTTGCCTTCGTGCCCGCAGGGGCCATGCGTGCCCTGCTGGGCCAGCAGGCCGTGGCGGACTGGGCCAGCTTTGCCGCAAGCTGGAACCGGCTGGGGCTGGACCGCTACATGGCCGATGGCGGGCGCTACCGCCGGCGCCGCCATGCCACCTTCGCCATCAGCGCCGGGGGCATGACGCGCAAGAAGCACCAGCCCCATTACCAGAGCCGCGACTACAACGAGCTCAATGGCGGCATCGAACGCTGGTTCCGCGCCATGGAGCCCGAAATGGGCAGTCATCCCGCGCTACAGGCCATATTGCGGCTCATGCACCGCATCGTGACCGACCTGAGCGAACCGGCAAACCGGCCCGACGTGTGGCATACCGAGGTGCACCAGTTCCGCATCGAGGCGCTAGAGAACAGCCCCGGCCAGCCCACGCCCGAGGGCCTGCACCGCGATGGCGTGGACTGGGTGATGGTGATCATGGTGCGACGTGAAAACGTCATGTCCGGCGAGACCTCCATCCATGACCTGCAACGCACGTTGCTTGGCGGGTTCATGCTCGACCAGCCGCTGGATACGGCAGTGGTCAATGACAACCGCGTCTATCATGGCGTGACGGCGGTGCGCCCGCTCGACCCCACCCGCCCGGCCTACCGTGATGTTCTGGTCGTAACCTTCCGCCACCAATGA